CCACCCCACCCAGGTGCCACAAGCCGTCACCACACCAACGACATTACGCCGAACGGGTGATGGCCTCCATGAGCTCAGAACACCCCGATCGCCTCGTTGTGGCTTTTGGCCTCACCTTGGCTGGACCCCCTCCTCGGCGGCAACAGCGTGGGCGACATCGACGACGGCGACAGCGGGCCCACACCCACGCCGACCCCGACGGAGACCGGCGGGCCGACCGCCCCTCCGTCGTCACCGGCTCCGGACCCCACCTCCTCCGGCCCCGCCGCACCCGGCACCGGCAAGCCGACCCCGCCGGCCGACAAGCCGGACCCGGACGGCGCCCTCGCCCACACCGGGTCCGACACCCCCCTCGGCCTCATCGCAGGCATCGCCGCCGCCCTCGCAGCCGCCGGTGGCGCCCTGGTGTGGTGGACGCGCCGCCGCAGGACTGCCCGGGGGTAGTCCGTGAGGTTCTCCGCGGTCCGGAGGAGGACCGCGGAGATGAGGACACCGTCGCGGCGGGAGCTGTGAACGGACCCGCCGGACAAGGGCCGGCCCGTAACTGCGGCTACGGGCCGGCCCGAGGTGGGCCGTAGCCGACGTATTGGGCTTCCGTCGATCCGGAGCGGTTCAAAGTCCGAGGCCGGCGCGTACCGCGTCGATCTCCTCGTTCAGTGCCTCGAAGCTCTCGAAGCCCCGTTCCTGGCTGACGCGGCTCATGTCGACGCCGTACTCGGCCTGCCGCTGCCGCAGCAGCGGTTGTTCCGGCATGGAGACGGGGAAAGCGAGCGGGTCGAGGGCAGGAGTGTGGTCGAGGAGCGCGTGGACGGCGCGGCGGCCGCGTTCGCCTACGGCGAGGCAGCCGTCGAGGTCGTTGAGGTAGACCACGCCGGCTTCGAGCCCCTTGGTCCACTCGGTGAACAGGGCCGCGAGGCTCGGGGCCGCGCGTACGGCGTCCCAGGCGTCCGGGGCGGTCTCGTACCGCCAGATCTCGCCTTCGTGCTTTCCTGCCAGGACGAAGGTGTAGACGAGGAACTCGAAGTGGAAGAGCGGCAGTTGATGCCGCCAGGGGAACGGCACGCCGATCGACAGCGACAGGTTGTCGAGCGCCTCGTTCGCCTTGTCCGCGTCGGTCGGCCAGGGGAGCAGCCATCCTCCGTTCGGCAGCAGCCGGCGCTCCTGCCATCCCTGGCCGTGGAGCCAGGTGAGCTGGTCGGCGACGTGGTCCACGTCGAACACGCGGTGGACCAGCTCCGGCGGGGCCTGTGGCTCCGGTGGAACGGCGGGGTCGTCCCAGGGCAGGCCCGCGGCGGTCGCCGCCGCCCGGTAGTCCGCCGCCGCGGCACGCAGTACGGAGATGTCGTCCAGCATGGCAAGCGCTCCCTGCGTAGGAGATACCCCGAGCAGCGTAGACGGGCCGGGCCCGAGAAGAGATGTCGTCGGTTGAACTGGGCCCCGTGCGGGCACTCCTGCACCGGCATCCGCACCGCCCTCTCCCCCGCACGGGGTCGGCCTCCCCCGCACGGGGTCGGCCTTCGAGACCCGGGGCCGGGTCTCGAAGGCCGACATCACGCACAGTCCGATCAATCTCAGGCCCGATCAATCACAGGCCCGGATCAACCAGCGGCGCCCCGGGAAGAGACCCGGGCCCTGCGCCACTACAGCGACGGTTCCATGCAGAGGCTGGCGCCGCTGCCGTTCACGCGGAAGCCGAAGCTCGGGGCGTTCGCCGCGACCCACGGCTTGATCGGCAGGACGATGTACCGCTCTCCGTCGTCCACCTTGCACTTGTTGCTGAAGGAGCTGATGTCGTTGCCCTGCGGCCGCGACTCCGTGCTCGGCACGTGGCGCACGTCCGCGGTCAGGCCCGACAGGTCGACCGCCTGGTCCGTCGCCCAGAACGGGAACTCGTCGCAGGTCTTCCCGGAACCGACCACGGGCCGTGGGAGGCATGCGTTCCCCGCGAACTTCGGGTTGGTGTAGTACCAGTTGCGGTCGTAGCCGGCGTTCATCGCGGCCTGGCCGTTGATGCTGCGCGCCGGGGCGAACCACTGGGCCCGGCCCGCAGGCTGCGGCCAGCGGCCGTCACCCATGGCCTCGACGATGTGCTTGCCGGTTTCCTGCATCGGCTTGAACTTGTGGTTCCGGCCGCCCGGGACGTAGAACGCGATGTTGTCGTCGCAGGGGGCGATGCTGGAGCTGGCCTGCTTCTGGGCCGCGCACGCCTGGTCGATGTTGGCCCGCAGGTCCGCGTCGTCCCCGCTGGTCCAGGCGAAGGGCAGGTCGTACTTCTCGGTAAGGTCCTTGGTCGTCTTGATGGTTTGGGCGTAGGCCGCGAGGCTGTGGTACCACTGCCCTTCTTCCAGGCCCCAGTCGTCATAGGTGTTGAAGTCGTCGGTGTAGTCGATCGGATATTCCAGGAGGCCGCCGATGGCTATCGGACTGGCGTCGATGATGGCCCAGATCAGCCCCAGCGCGACCCCGACGACGATCGCCCCGGCGATCACCGCGATCCAGTAGATGACCGCGGCGACGACGCTCGACGTCGCGGCCGTCGCCGCCGCCGTGGCGGGCGGCGCCAGCAGCAGCGTGCAGGCGCGGCTCTCCAGGCACCAGACGACGGGCTGGATGGGGTTGCCGGGATTGTACAGCGGCTTCACCTCGCTGGTGGAGCTGCTCAGCGGGGAAAGCGCCGGTCCGCCTCCGGGCGATGCCAGGTCGTGGAGCATTTCGGTGACGTCGTCCGAGCAGTCGAACTTCTCGTCCTCGTCGGGCGGCATGTGGTCCTCGACGCAGCTGGCGTCCGCGGCGGTGTAGCAGCCGGGGAAGACCTGGGTGCTGCCCTCGGGCACCGTCACGCTGGAGCGCACGCTCTCCGCGATGTAGAAGTCGCCGCCTTGCGCGGCGCACTGCGAGCTGTCGCTGGAGGTCTGCTGCGTGACTTCCTCGGGCACCGCGGGGGCGACGGTGTCGGTGGTGAAGCCACCGCTGAAGTCCCGCCAGGGCGTGCCATCCTCCTGTATCGCGTCGACCCGCAGCGTGTACGAGGTGGCCGCTTCGAGGGGCTCGATAGTGAACTCGATGACGTCCTGCGCCGTGCACGGATTCGCCGGGTTGCCCGCGGCGTCCACGCAGTACTCCGCCATCGAGAACTCTTCGTAGAGCCGGCCGTCGAGGGAGACGCGGTAGGTGTGGTCACCGTTGGGGTCAGGCTGCCACTTGGCCAGGGCGCTGCCCTCTTCCGGCTCGAGCGTCAGCTCGGGGTCGGCGTCGGGCGGAGTCGCCGCGGTGCGGAAGGTCTTCGTGGCGGGTGTGGCCGACTTGTTGCCCGCGAGGTCGACGGCGACGACGGAGACGGTGTGTTCGCTCTCGGGGGGCAGGCCCGTCATGGTGTACGAGCGGGTGCCGACGTTGGTGCGGATCGGCGGGCCGCCGTCGACCCGGACCTCGTAGCCGGCCAGGCCGTAGTTGTCGGTGGCCGCGTTCCAGCTCGCCGTGGCCGAGTTGTGCGTGATGTTGCCGACGCTCAGCCCGGTGACGTTGCTCGGCGCGATGTTGTCGACGAACGTGAACTCGCGCAGGATCCGGGCGTACCGTCCGGGTTCGCGCTCTGCGCGGACGCAGACCAGGGTCTTGCCGAGCTGCGGCGGGCGGAACCGCGATGTCCATGACGCCGACCAGTTCGTCTCGCCCTCCGGGGGCGGGCCGAGGGTGAAGTCGGTCGTCACCATGTCGCTGCCGATCGACAGGTCGACCATGGTGGCCTGCTTGTGCAGGAAGCCGCTGAGGTCGACCTTGCCCTCTTCGTCGACCGGGATTTCCTCGTCGGAGGCCGGCAGTTCGAGCCGGATGGCGGCGTGGTTCTCGTCGTCGACCGAGTTGCCGTCCTCGCTCGGCGGCGTCATGCCCGCGCATGCGGGCGGCGGCACCCGGACCTGCTCGGCAGCGGACGCCGCCGAGGGCGGCAGACCCAGCAGCCCTACCGGGAGCGCGAGAGACAGCAGGACCGCCGTCTCTCGTAAGCGTCTCAGAAATTGAATCTTCCGCATTCATGCCCCTCTGCGAAAACTTGTTCCTACAATTGGGCACGATGCTAGAGGGGCCTGTGCGTATTGTCAGCAACACGACAATCTGCGTGGGTGATACGCGGATCGAGGCACCAACTCCGCTGCCGCTGCAGCAACTTCGGGACGTCGAGGTGTCGGGCGTCAGCACGACAGGGCGCACGAACGTCCCCAGCCGTGACAGGGTGACCCCATGCTGATCCGAAAAGGACGATGCCGCGTAGGCGTCCCAAAGCCGTCCGCGCGGCGCGGTGGCGGCCACGATGGCAGTCTTCGGTCCTGAGAGGGCGTTTGATATAGGAAGATTGCCCTGTATCTCCTAGTAAGTCCCTCGCCAGGTAAGGGTGTTCTCGTCAGTTATGCGCTTGGCGAGATTGTCGATCGAGGCGATGTGGATCATCGCCTCGAAGCTGGCCGTGAGCGTCTCGTAGTCGCGGGCGAGGCGGCGGTGCATCATGATCCAGCCGATACTCCGCTCCACTACCCAGCGTCTTTTCACGATGTGGAAGCCGCGCTTTTCTGGGTTGCGGTTGACGACTTCAACGTCGATTCCGAGGCGGGCCCCGTGCTCGACGACGGCGTTCTTGAAGCCAGTGTCGACCCAGCTTTTCGCGATGGTCGGGTAGGTCTCTTTCGCCTGGTCGAGAAGGCGTATTCCCATGGCGTTCTCGGAGAGGCCGGCGCCGGCGACTGTCACGGCGAGAATGACGCCGATCGTGTCGGTCAGGATGCCCCGCTTCCGGCCCACGATCTTCTTCGCGGCGTCCGTTCCCTGGCTGGTCACAGGCACGTTGGTCGAGGTCTTGACGCTCTGGGTGTCGATGACGGAGGCTGTCGGCTCGGGCTTACGGCCTTCCTTCACGCGGGCCAGGGCGGTGAGGTCGTAATTGAGCTGGGCGAAGATCCCCTCGTCGCGCCATGCGGCGTAGTAGAAGTAGACGGTGCCGTGGCCCGGGAAGTCATGTGGGAGGTATTTCCAGGGAATTCCGGCGCGGTTGAGATAGAGGATCGCGTTGAACACGTCACGCAGGTCGACTTTCGCCGGCTGGCCGGTGGGGCGACGTTCGAGGCGGGCATTCCGCCAGGCCGTCAACGTCGGTTCGATCAGGGCCCATCGGGCGTCCGACAAGTCGCTGGGGTACGGCTTTCGATCACTCACAGCACAGCCTGAGCATAGGCACGCCGGAAGCACTCGTTCCGCTGGCGGCTGGGAGGTTCTGCTATATCTCTACGTCAGACGGGTTTTGGAACCCAGAAGCGGATGAGACGGGCGGCAAGGCTATCGCCCGGCCGGGCGATGTTCTTCGCTCATCTGGCCATCCGCAACGAAATGGGACACTCGCATAAGGCGCGTACGGGCCTTGACCTGCATAAACGCCCTCTGAGGGGCCCACTGCGCGGGGGCTCCGGCCGTTGTCGTGCGGCGGGTCGGTCCGGGGCCGGGACGCTGGTGAGCGTGCGGTACCCGGCCGTGTCCGGCGGTTCGCCCCACGCGCCGCCCCGCGGCCTCCACCCAGGCGTACGCGGCGTACGCACCCCGGCGCACCACGTCGGCCGGCTGCCGCCCGGCTTCGGCCGGGGTGGGTGTCCCTACGCTGTCGACGCGCTTCGACACGCACCTTCCCGACCCGCGGACACCTGCCCGGTGCGGTCGCCCGAACGGACGTACCCGCACCCTCCCCCGGAAAGGCCCGCCGCGCACGGCGGGCACGGGGCCGGAAGCACCGAACGGCTGCGCGCGGGGTGGTGGCCGCGCCCGGGATCGGGTAGATACGAACGAGTAGCACCCGTCGGTAACCAAAACGGACCTTGATCCCCCTTCACGGCGAGGTGAGCCTCATGTCCGCAGCTCCCACCAACCGACCCACCGTCACCGAACGTGAGGCCCGCCAGGTGGCGGAGGCGGCCCGGGAACAGGACTGGCGCAAGCCCAGCTTCGCCAAGGAACTGTTCCTCGGCCGCTTTCGCCTCGACCTCATCCACCCCCACCCCCTGCCCCCCGACGACGACGCACAGCGCGGCGAGGAGTTCCTCACCAAGCTGCGCGACTTCTGCGAGACGAAGATCGACTCCGCCCGCATCGAGCGGGACGCGCGGATCCCGGACGACGTCATCGACGGGCTCAAGGAGCTCGGCGCCCTCGGCATGAAGATCGACACGAAGTACGGCGGCCTGGGCCTGACGCAGGTGTACTACAACAAGGCCCTCGCCCTGGTCGGCTCCGCCAGCCCGGCCGTCGGCGCGCTGCTGAGCGCCCACCAGTCGATCGGCGTGCCGCAGCCGCTGAAGATCTTCGGCACCCAGGAGCAGAAGGACACCTTCCTGCCGCGCTGCGCCCGCACGGACATCTCCGCCTTCCTGCTGACCGAACCGGACGTCGGCTCCGACCCGGCCCGGCTCGCCACCACCGCGGTCCCGGACGGCGACGACTACGTTCTCGACGGCGTGAAGCTCTGGACCACCAACGGCGTCGTGGCCGACCTGCTGGTCGTGATGGCCCGCGTGCCGAAGTCCGACGGCCACAAGGGCGGCATCACGGCGTTCGTCGTGGAGGCCGCCTCCGAGGGCATCACCGTCGAGAACCGCAACGCCTTCATGGGCCTGCGCGGCCTGGAGAACGGGGTCACCCGCTTCCACCAGGTGCGGGTGCCGGCCGCGAACCGGATCGGCCCCGAGGGCGCGGGCCTGAAGATCGCCCTGACCACCCTGAACACGGGCCGGCTGTCGCTGCCCGCGATGTGCGTCGGCGCCGGCAAGTGGTGCCTGAAGATCGCCCGGGAGTGGTCGGGCGCCCGGGAGCAGTGGGGCAAGCCCGTCGCGCTGCACGAGTCGGTCGGCTCGAAGATCGCGTTCATCGCGGCCACGACCTTCGCGCTGGAGGCCGTGGTGGACCTGTCGTCGCAGATGGCCGACGAGGACCGCAACGACATCCGCATCGAGGCCGCCCTCGCCAAGCTGTACGGCTCGGAGATGGCCTGCGTGATGGCCGACGAACTGGTCCAGATCCGCGGGGGCCGCGGCTTCGAGACCGCCGAGTCGCTGCGGGCGCGCGGGGAGCGGGCGGTGCCCGCCGAGCAGATCCTGCGGGACCTGCGGATCAACCGCATCTTCGAGGGCTCGACCGAGATCATGCACCTGCTGATCGCCCGCGAGGCGGTCGACGCCCACCTGTCGGTCGCCGGTGACCTGATCGACCCCGACAAGTCCCTCCAGGACAAGGCGAGGGCGGGCGCGCAGGCCGGCGCCTTCTACGCCAAGTGGCTGCCGAAGCTGGTCGCGGGACCGGGGCAGATCCCGTCGTCGTACGGGGAGTTCAAGCACGGCGTCGACCTCTCGCCGCATCTGCGCTACGTCGAGCGCACCTCCCGCAAGCTGGCCCGGTCCACCTTCTACGCCATGTCCCGCTGGCAGGGCCGGATGGAGACCAAGCAGGGCTTCCTGGGCCGGATCGTGGACATCGGCGCGGAGCTGTTCGCGATGAGCGCGGCCTGTGTCCGCGCCGAACTCCTGCGCAGCCGGGGCGAGCACGGCCGCGAGGCCTACCAACTCGCCGACGCCTTCTGCCGCCAGGCCCGCATCCGCGTCGACGAGCTCTTCGGCCGGCTGTGGACCAACACCGACGACCTCGACCGCAAGGTGGTCAAGGGTGTGCTGACGGGCACCTACGAGTGGCTGGAACAGGGAGTCGTCGACCCCTCGGGCGACGGCCCGTGGATCGCGGACGCGACCCCCGGCCCGTCGCTGAAGGAGAACGTGCACCGGCCCATCAGGTGAGGGCCGGGCGCGTCAGCACCACGTGTCGCTCGGGTCCCGCGTCGTCCAGGAGCAGGAGTCGACCCTGGTGCCGTTGGCCTTGGTCAGCGTCGCCGTGTCGCTGGTGTTGTTCCAGACGTACCAGCCGCGGTCCTGGTACTTGTTCGACGCGGTGTCCGAGCCGACGCCGGTGCGCACCTTCAGGGTCTTGCCGGCTCCGATCTTCACGTTCGGGAAGACGTACGTGTGGTTCGCCTTGTCCTTGAGCACCCAGCCCCTCAGCGAGATCGCCGAGCCGCCGGTGTTCTTGATCTCCACCCACTCGCCGTTGAGGCTGGAGTCGGCGCCGGTGTCGGAGCCCGGACTGTCGAACCAGACGTGCCGGATGACCACACCGCCGGCCGCCTGGGCCGGAGTGCTGAGAACCGTGCCGGTGAGCGCCAGGGCGCCCGCGAGCGCGGGCAGGGTGAACGCGGTGCGTATGCGCAGGGAGAATCCCCCCGGATGTCGTCCAGTGGCCGGTGATCCCTGGCCAGGAGTGAAGCTTTATCACATGATCTTCACGTCAACTTCACGAATGATGAAACCGGGTCCATCCGGCCGGGAACGGGCGTCCGGAAGGCGCGGGCACCCGCGCGAGGGACACCCTGCGCCGGCCGGACATCCGTTGCGGCAACAATGGGGGCATGAGCGATAGCCCAGCCCCTCTCGCCGACCCGCACCTCGTCTACGACCCGGTGACGGCCGACGGCCCGAAGGACGTCGTGATCCTCGGCTCCACCGGATCGATCGGCACCCAGGCCATCGACCTCGTCCTGCGCAACCCGGACCGTTTCCGTGTCACCGGCCTGTCCGCCAACGGCGGCCGGGTCGGCCTCCTCGCCGAGCAGGCGTACCGGCTGCGGGTGCGGACCGTCGCGGTGGCCCGCGAGGACGTGGTGCCGGCGCTGCGGGAAGCGCTGACCGCGCAGTACGGCACGGGAGAGCCGCTCCCCGAGATCCTCGCCGGGCCGGACGCGGCCACCCGGCTCGCCGGCTCCGACTGCCACACCGTCCTGAACGGCATCACCGGCTCCATCGGCCTCGCCCCGACCCTCGCCGCCCTGGAGGCGGGCCGCACCCTGGCGCTCGCCAACAAGGAGTCGCTCATCGTGGGCGGCCCGCTGGTCAGGGCGATCGCCAAGCCCGGGCAGATCATCCCGGTGGACTCCGAGCACGCGGCGCTCTTCCAGGCGCTCGCCGCGGGCACCCGCGCGGACGTGCGCAAGCTGGTCGTCACCGCGTCCGGTGGCCCCTTCCGCGGCCGGACGAAGGCGGAGCTGGCGCACGTCACCGTCGAGGACGCCCTCGCCCACCCCACCTGGGCCATGGGCCCGGTGATCACGATCAACTCCGCGACCCTCGTCAACAAGGGCCTGGAAGTCATCGAGGCGCACCTGCTGTACGACATTCCCTTCGAACGCATTGAGGTGGTCGTGCATCCGCAGTCGTATGTCCACTCGATGGTCGAGTTCACGGACGGATCCACGATCGCCCAGGCGACGCCCCCCGACATGCGTGGGCCCATCGCCATCGGCCTCGGCTGGCCCGACCGTGTTCCCGACGCCGCGCCCGCTTTCGACTGGAGCACGGCGTCGACCTGGGAGTTCTTCCCCCTGGACACCGACGCCTTTCCGTCGGTCGGGCTCGCCCGGCACGTCGGAGAGCTCGCGGGAACCGCCCCGGCGGTGTTCAATGCCGCCAACGAGGAGTGCGTGGACGCGTTCCTGCGGGGCGCGCTGCCGTTCAACGGGATCATGGAGACCGTCACCCGGGTCGTCGACGAGCACGGCACCCCCGGCACGGGAACCTCGTTCACCGTGCGGGACGTCCTCGAAGCGGAGACCTGGGCCCGCGCACGGGCCCGTGAACTGACGGCCCGGACCGGGCCCACGGCACAGACAGCCACCGCGGAGGCGCGTGCATGACGACCCTGATGATGATCCTCGGCATAGTCGTCTTCGCGGTCGGCCTGCTGATCTCGATCGCGTGGCACGAGCTGGGGCATCTGTCCACGGCCAAGCTGTTCGGCATCCGTGTGCCGCAGTACATGGTCGGCTTCGGCCCGACGCTCTTCTCGCGCACCAAGGGTGAGACCGAGTACGGCATCAAGGCCATCCCGCTCGGCGGCTACATCCGCATGATCGGCATGTTCCCGCCCGGCCCCGACGGCCGGGTGGAGGCCCGGTCCACCTCGCCGTGGCGCGGCATGATCGAGGACGCCCGCTCGGCCGCCTTCGAGGAACTGCGGCCCGGCGACGAGACCCGCATGTTCTACACGCGCAAGCCGTGGAAGCGGGTCGTCGTGATGTTCGCGGGGCCGTTCATGAACCTGGTGCTGGCGGTGGCGCTGTTCCTCGTCGTCCTGATGGGCTTCGGCATCTCCCAGCAGACGACCACCGTGAGCTCCGTCTCGCAGTGCGTCATCGCGCAGAGCGAGAACCGCGACGACTGCCGCGCTTCCGACCCGGCCTCGCCCGCCGCGGCGGCCGGACTCGAGGCGGGCGACAGGATCGTGGCCTTCGACGGCGTGCGCACGGACGACTGGAACCAGCTCTCCGACCTGATCCGCGCCAACCCGGGCGAGCAGGTCCCGATCGTGGTCGAGCGCGACGGCCGGGAAGTCACCCTGCAGGCGAAGATCGCCTCCAACCAGGTCGCCAAGAAGGACTCCCGGGGCCAGATCGTCCAGGGCGAGTACGTCACCGCCGGCTTCCTCGGCTTCAGCGCCGCCACCGGCATCGTCCGGCAGGACTTCGACGACTCCCTGGTGTGGATGGGCGATCGCGTCGGGGAGGCCGTCGACTCCCTCGCCGCCCTGCCCGGCAAGATCCCTGCCCTGTGGAACGCGGCCTTCGACGGCGCCGAGCGCGAACCCGACTCCCCGATGGGCGTGGTCGGCGCGGCCCGGGTCGGCGGTGAGATCTTCACCCTCGACATCCCGCCCACCCAGCAACTGGCGATGGCCCTGATGCTGGTGGCCGGTTTCAACCTCTCCCTGTTCCTCTTCAACATGCTCCCCCTGCTCCCGCTCGACGGCGGTCACATCGCGGGCGCGCTGTGGGAGTCGCTGCGGCGGAACGTGGCGAGGCTGCTGCGCCGGCCGGACCCGGGCCCGTTCGACGTGGCCAAGCTGATGCCGGTGGCCTACGTGGTGGCCGGGATCTTCGTCTGCTTCACGATCCTGGTGCTGATCGCCGACGTGGTCAACCCGGTGAGAATCTCCTAGTCGCACGGAGTTGGCGGCGGTCCGGCAGGTTGTGCGCCGGGCCGCCTTCCATTGAGTGGGTTTACCGGGAGGGATGTGCTGCGGCACAAGGGCGTGCCGTAATCTCGGAGCCTGGGGCCCGCTGCTGACGGGACCGGATCTTGATCCACGACTTGGGGTTGCACAGCAGATGACTGCGATTTCTCTCGGCATGCCGTCCGTTCCGACCAAGCTCGCCGAGCGCCGCAAGAGCCGGCAGATCCAGGTCGGGTCGGTGCCGGTCGGCGGGGACGCGCCGGTCTCGGTCCAGTCCATGACCACGACCCGCACGTCGGACATCGGTGCGACCCTCCAGCAGATCGCCGAGCTGACGGCTTCTGGCTGCCAGATCGTCCGGGTCGCCTGCCCCACCCAGGACGACGCCGATGCCCTCGCCACCATCGCTCGCAAGTCGCAGATCCCGGTCATCGCCGACATCCACTTCCAGCCCAAGTACGTCTTCGCCGCGATCGAGGCGGGCTGCGCCGCGGTCCGTGTGAACCCCGGCAACATCAAGCAGTTCGACGACAAGGTCAAGGAGATCGCCAAGGCCGCCAAGGAGCACGGCACCCCGATCCGCATCGGCGTGAACGCGGGCTCCCTGGACCGGCGCCTGCTGCAGAAGTACGGCAAGGCGACTCCGGAGGCGCTGGTCGAGTCGGCGCTGTGGGAGGCCTCCCTCTTCGAGGAGCACGACTTCCGGGACATCAAGATCTCCGTCAAGCACAACGATCCGGTCGTGATGATCGAGGCCTACCGGCAGCTCGCCGCGCAGTGCGACTACCCGCTGCACCTGGGCGTCACCGAGGCCGGCCCCGCCTTCCAGGGCACGATCAAGTCGGCGGTCGCCTTCGGCGCGCTGCTCAGCCAGGGGATCGGCGACACCATCCGCGTCTCCCTGTCGGCCCCGCCCGTCGAGGAGGTCAAGGTCGGCATCCAGATCCTGGAGTCGCTGAACCTCCGGCAGCGCGGCCTGGAGATCGTCTCCTGCCCGTCCTGCGGCCGCGCCCAGGTCGACGTCTACAAGCTCGCCGAAGAGGTCACGGCCGGCCTCACCGGCATGGAGGTCCCGCTCCGCGTCGCCGTCATGGGCTGCGTCGTCAACGGCCCCGGCGAGGCCCGCGAGGCGGACCTCGGCGTCGCCTCCGGCAACGGCAAGGGCCAGATCTTCGTCAAGGGCGAGGTCATCAAGACCGTCCCGGAGTCCAAGATCGTCGAGACGCTCATCGAAGAGGCCATGAAGCTGGCCGAGCAGATGGAGGCGGACGGCGTGAGCTCGGGCGAGCCCTCCGTGTCCGTGGCCGGCTGAACGACGCCGCCCGCTTCTGAACGGGCGGTACCTCACGCGGGTCGGCACCGCCCAGCTTCCGCAGGTACAGTGCGGAGATCAGCAGAACCCACCGTGAGGCCCCGCCCGTGTTGACCCAGACCACCTCCCGGGTCCTCGAACCGAGCGACCTGGACGCCGCGCTCGCCGTGCTCGACCGCGAGCCGGTGGCCAACGCCTTCGTGGCCTCGCGGGTCCAGGTCGCCGGTCTCGACCCGTGGCGCCTCGGCGGCGAGATGTGGGGCTGGTACGAGGACGGCATGCTCACGTCGCTGTGCTACGCGGGCGCCAACCTCGTGCCCATCTGCGCCACCCCCCGCGCAGTCCGCGCCTTCGCCGACCGCGCCCGCCGGGCGGGCCGCCGCTGTTCCTCCGTGGTCGGCCCCGCCGAGCCGACCGCCGAACTCTGGCGGCTCCTCGAACCCCACTGGGGCCCCGCCCGCGAAGTCCGCGCCCACCAGCCGCTGATGGTCACCGACCGCATGCCCGCCGACATCGCCCCGGACCCCCACGTCCGCCGCGTCCGCAAGGACGAGATGGAGACGATCATGCCGGCGTGCGTGGCGATGTTCACCGAGGAGGTCGGCGTCTCCCCGCTGGCCGGCGACGGCGGCCTCCTCTACCAGGCCCGCGTCGCCGAACTCGTCGGCGCCGGCCGCTCCTTCGCCCGCCTCGACGAACACGGCAAGGTCGTCTTCAAGGCGGAGATCGGCG
This region of Streptomyces chromofuscus genomic DNA includes:
- a CDS encoding M50 family metallopeptidase, which gives rise to MMILGIVVFAVGLLISIAWHELGHLSTAKLFGIRVPQYMVGFGPTLFSRTKGETEYGIKAIPLGGYIRMIGMFPPGPDGRVEARSTSPWRGMIEDARSAAFEELRPGDETRMFYTRKPWKRVVVMFAGPFMNLVLAVALFLVVLMGFGISQQTTTVSSVSQCVIAQSENRDDCRASDPASPAAAAGLEAGDRIVAFDGVRTDDWNQLSDLIRANPGEQVPIVVERDGREVTLQAKIASNQVAKKDSRGQIVQGEYVTAGFLGFSAATGIVRQDFDDSLVWMGDRVGEAVDSLAALPGKIPALWNAAFDGAEREPDSPMGVVGAARVGGEIFTLDIPPTQQLAMALMLVAGFNLSLFLFNMLPLLPLDGGHIAGALWESLRRNVARLLRRPDPGPFDVAKLMPVAYVVAGIFVCFTILVLIADVVNPVRIS
- the ispG gene encoding flavodoxin-dependent (E)-4-hydroxy-3-methylbut-2-enyl-diphosphate synthase → MTAISLGMPSVPTKLAERRKSRQIQVGSVPVGGDAPVSVQSMTTTRTSDIGATLQQIAELTASGCQIVRVACPTQDDADALATIARKSQIPVIADIHFQPKYVFAAIEAGCAAVRVNPGNIKQFDDKVKEIAKAAKEHGTPIRIGVNAGSLDRRLLQKYGKATPEALVESALWEASLFEEHDFRDIKISVKHNDPVVMIEAYRQLAAQCDYPLHLGVTEAGPAFQGTIKSAVAFGALLSQGIGDTIRVSLSAPPVEEVKVGIQILESLNLRQRGLEIVSCPSCGRAQVDVYKLAEEVTAGLTGMEVPLRVAVMGCVVNGPGEAREADLGVASGNGKGQIFVKGEVIKTVPESKIVETLIEEAMKLAEQMEADGVSSGEPSVSVAG
- a CDS encoding GNAT family N-acetyltransferase, with translation MLTQTTSRVLEPSDLDAALAVLDREPVANAFVASRVQVAGLDPWRLGGEMWGWYEDGMLTSLCYAGANLVPICATPRAVRAFADRARRAGRRCSSVVGPAEPTAELWRLLEPHWGPAREVRAHQPLMVTDRMPADIAPDPHVRRVRKDEMETIMPACVAMFTEEVGVSPLAGDGGLLYQARVAELVGAGRSFARLDEHGKVVFKAEIGAATDRACQIQGVWVAPEYRGRGVAAPGMAAVLRYALADVAPVVSLYVNDYNTAARRTYRRVGFREVGAFMSVLF